One Alicyclobacillus acidoterrestris DNA window includes the following coding sequences:
- a CDS encoding PepSY domain-containing protein: MKKWVMALSLVGCLTCSTGTVFAASDSSAKPTHTTLHPVTADVQDVDGPAVHNWGDIKSSVQVTRDTLREAYQASHDAYTQKLQKYAKCTPTQAKKAVMAEHPGMTVEELQLRNIRTNLVYMSIVRDDEDKYLVIVDAGNGSILVDRRIPTHHERVFANGDD, from the coding sequence ATGAAAAAGTGGGTGATGGCGCTGTCGTTAGTGGGGTGCTTAACCTGCTCCACTGGTACAGTGTTCGCGGCGAGTGATTCGAGTGCCAAACCGACACATACGACACTACACCCTGTCACGGCTGACGTCCAAGACGTCGATGGACCTGCTGTGCACAATTGGGGAGATATTAAATCCAGTGTACAGGTTACGCGGGATACACTTCGTGAAGCCTATCAGGCTAGTCACGATGCATACACGCAGAAGCTGCAAAAATACGCGAAGTGTACGCCAACACAAGCCAAGAAGGCCGTTATGGCAGAACACCCCGGGATGACGGTAGAGGAGTTGCAGTTGCGCAACATTCGGACAAACCTGGTCTACATGTCCATTGTGCGCGATGACGAAGATAAGTATCTCGTCATTGTCGATGCAGGGAACGGCAGCATCTTGGTCGACAGGCGAATTCCGACGCATCACGAGCGGGTTTTCGCCAATGGCGACGATTAA
- a CDS encoding alpha/beta fold hydrolase: MQTLALALAVANADSRRALRNMYLSGIRCNVRNVADLFGEAIRYRCSDDLPSMQMPIRLVFGEKDRRLLRYREIFKNCLPQATQVVIPGAHHQVPTRAAETLNGEIRRFLRSK, encoded by the coding sequence ATGCAGACGTTGGCGCTGGCGCTGGCAGTAGCCAATGCCGATAGTAGACGCGCGCTGCGCAATATGTATCTTTCCGGGATTCGTTGTAATGTGCGCAATGTGGCTGACTTGTTTGGTGAAGCCATTCGCTATCGATGTTCCGATGACCTACCATCCATGCAAATGCCAATCCGTTTGGTGTTTGGAGAAAAAGATAGACGTCTGTTGCGCTATCGGGAGATTTTTAAGAATTGCCTTCCACAAGCTACTCAGGTTGTCATTCCGGGCGCACATCATCAAGTCCCGACCAGAGCGGCCGAGACTTTGAATGGGGAGATTCGAAGATTCTTGCGTTCTAAATGA
- a CDS encoding heavy-metal-associated domain-containing protein translates to MAISTLTLEGATCPMCANAVSNALHSLQGVQHLDVDLADQIATITYDDDETTDASIRETVDRASCATH, encoded by the coding sequence TTGGCAATTTCTACGCTGACCCTTGAGGGCGCCACATGTCCCATGTGCGCGAATGCGGTATCCAATGCATTGCACTCATTACAAGGAGTTCAACATCTAGATGTCGATCTCGCCGACCAAATTGCCACCATTACGTACGACGACGATGAAACGACGGACGCGTCTATCCGAGAAACGGTCGACCGTGCGAGCTGTGCCACCCATTGA
- a CDS encoding alpha/beta fold hydrolase: MPVTVLNDVRIQYHTFGQGVPIIFVPPPMVGSFVFYKQAIDLSRQFQVILMELRGHAGSDVSKNPLSYPIVADDICHLMDSLNLYRAVVAGYSMGGQIALEFARRYPERAYGIIPISAFSEVSDARLRMELSMALKFA; this comes from the coding sequence TTGCCGGTAACCGTGTTGAATGACGTTCGTATCCAATATCACACGTTTGGACAAGGGGTCCCCATCATCTTCGTTCCACCACCGATGGTCGGTTCCTTCGTGTTTTATAAACAAGCCATCGACCTGTCTCGACAGTTTCAAGTGATTTTAATGGAATTGCGCGGTCATGCAGGGAGTGATGTGTCAAAAAATCCGCTGTCGTATCCTATCGTTGCCGACGATATCTGCCACCTGATGGACTCCTTAAACTTATATCGAGCGGTCGTCGCTGGCTATTCCATGGGTGGGCAAATTGCCTTGGAGTTTGCGCGGCGTTATCCTGAACGCGCGTATGGCATTATTCCAATTAGCGCATTTTCCGAGGTCAGTGATGCTAGATTGCGCATGGAGTTGTCCATGGCTTTGAAATTTGCCTAA
- a CDS encoding cell wall hydrolase, translated as MSRLIIGVSTAASVWGLMVASAHGATDPNDVHFSKSASTVKQVHRVPVRAKSRQTKNRTVHKSVRNHSAQSSGRSRVETKQNLYWMARVINAEAGGESRMAQIGVGDVVLHRLRSGKHGTSVHDVVFETVGGVHQFSCVPNGAIYKTPNASSIQAAKDVLNGAEDVPHATVFYNPSETSSSNWVQSRVRVKQYDHLVFAK; from the coding sequence TTGTCGCGCTTGATAATCGGTGTGTCTACGGCCGCTTCAGTTTGGGGTCTAATGGTTGCCTCAGCGCATGGGGCGACTGATCCGAACGATGTCCATTTTTCAAAATCCGCATCAACGGTGAAGCAAGTACACCGGGTACCGGTTCGTGCGAAGTCGAGACAGACAAAGAACCGGACAGTGCATAAGTCGGTGCGCAATCATTCGGCTCAATCGAGTGGACGTTCGCGTGTGGAGACGAAGCAAAATCTCTATTGGATGGCGCGCGTCATCAACGCGGAAGCCGGCGGCGAATCCCGGATGGCGCAAATCGGCGTTGGGGACGTCGTCTTACACCGACTGCGCAGCGGTAAGCACGGGACATCGGTTCATGATGTGGTGTTCGAGACCGTTGGTGGCGTTCATCAGTTTTCGTGCGTGCCGAACGGTGCGATTTATAAGACTCCAAACGCTTCTAGTATACAGGCGGCCAAGGATGTGCTGAATGGTGCGGAAGATGTTCCGCACGCGACGGTGTTTTACAATCCCAGTGAGACGTCTTCGTCCAATTGGGTTCAATCACGCGTTCGTGTGAAACAGTATGATCACTTGGTGTTTGCAAAATAG